A stretch of DNA from Halobacillus litoralis:
CGGAGATACGGAGAGACCACGAAGCTTTATGCGATCCGCATAAGAGTTTTCGTGGTCTCTTTTTTTATGACATGAATGAGCACTCAATGAGTAATACGACACATATTCTTTGCCGGAAAAGGGAATACCCGTATCAGACCATGAATTAGAAGACAACGGAAGAAGGAGAGATAACATGCAAACATTTTCTAGTTACGAAAGACAAAATCAGTTCAACCGTTTAACTCAGGAAGAGTGGGATGTCCTCGTCATAGGCGGTGGAATCACAGGTTCTGGAATCGCTCTCGATGCCGCAAGCCGTGGCATGAAAACAGCGGTTGTGGAAATGCAGGATTATGCAGCAGGTACGTCCAGTCGTTCCACAAAATTGGTGCACGGCGGATTGAGATATTTGAAACAGTTCGAAGTGAAAATGGTCGCTGAAGTAGGGAAAGAACGAGAAATAGTTTATGAAAATGGTCCCCATGTAACGACACCGGAATGGATGATGCTCCCATTCCATGAGGGCGGAAACTTCGGGCCGTTCTCTACAAATGTCGGTCTTCGTGTATATGACTACCTTGCAGGAGTAAAAAAAGCGGAGCGTCGAACGATGATGAGCGCAGAGGAAGCCTTAGAACGTGAACCACTAGTGAAAAAAGAAGGCTTGAAAGGCGCAGGGTATTATGTTGAATACAAAACAGATGATGCGCGTCTGACGCTTGAAGTAATGAAAAAAGCCGTAGAGTATGGTGCATGTTCAACCAACTACGCGAGGGTCGTGGACTTCATTTATGATGACAACGGATCCATGGTTGGCGCGAAAGTGGAAGATACCGTTTCAGGGGAACAGTATCACGTCAAAGCGAAAAAAATCATCAACGCAGGTGGACCGTGGGTTGATGAATTGCGTGAGATCGACGGATCGAAAAAAGGAAAAACGCTGCAGTTGACGAAAGGCGTCCATCTCGTCTTCGATCAATCTGTCTTTCCTTTAAGACAAGCGATTTATTTCGACAGCCCGGACGGTCGCATGATATTCGCTATCCCACGTGATGGCAAAACTTATGTGGGGACGACCGATACGACCTATGATCAGGAAATTGCTCATCCGACAATGACGGAAGACGATCGTGATTATATTCTGGACGCGATGAAAACGATGTTCCCAACGGTCGATGTCACCGCTGACGATGTAGAATCAAGTTGGGCAGGACTGCGTCCACTTATCCATGAAGAAGGGAAAGATCCATCTGAGATTTCTCGTAAAGACGAAATCTTTGTTTCAGACTCTGGCCTGATTTCCATGGCTGGTGGAAAACTTACCGGGTATCGAAAAATGGCACAAACGGCCATTGACCTCGTTCGTGATCAGTTGATGGAAGAGTATGGCATTCGTTATTCTGACTCCGAAACGAAAAACATGCCAATCTCTGGTGGCGATGTTGGAGGTTCCAAAGGCTTCAAGAAATATAAAGAAGAGCGGATTCAAATTGGCGAATCTCTAGGAGTAACGAAAGAAGATGCCGACAAATTGATTCAGCTGTATGGTTCAAATGTCGACAAAGTCTTCAACAACTTCAAGGATCGTAAAGAAGA
This window harbors:
- a CDS encoding glycerol-3-phosphate dehydrogenase/oxidase, which produces MQTFSSYERQNQFNRLTQEEWDVLVIGGGITGSGIALDAASRGMKTAVVEMQDYAAGTSSRSTKLVHGGLRYLKQFEVKMVAEVGKEREIVYENGPHVTTPEWMMLPFHEGGNFGPFSTNVGLRVYDYLAGVKKAERRTMMSAEEALEREPLVKKEGLKGAGYYVEYKTDDARLTLEVMKKAVEYGACSTNYARVVDFIYDDNGSMVGAKVEDTVSGEQYHVKAKKIINAGGPWVDELREIDGSKKGKTLQLTKGVHLVFDQSVFPLRQAIYFDSPDGRMIFAIPRDGKTYVGTTDTTYDQEIAHPTMTEDDRDYILDAMKTMFPTVDVTADDVESSWAGLRPLIHEEGKDPSEISRKDEIFVSDSGLISMAGGKLTGYRKMAQTAIDLVRDQLMEEYGIRYSDSETKNMPISGGDVGGSKGFKKYKEERIQIGESLGVTKEDADKLIQLYGSNVDKVFNNFKDRKEEAVQEGVDPVVFAQLVYALEEEMTYKPVDFFVRRTAALFFNIQWVRDHKTSVINYMAKALNYSEQQKQEYTEQLDQLLEEAVTPIEYV